A window of the Bradyrhizobium ottawaense genome harbors these coding sequences:
- a CDS encoding caspase family protein, with translation MRAVGAFVLAVCSFWLFSQPALAEKRVALVIGNSSYRNVAKLSNPANDAAAVATMFKSAGFDTVESKLNLTVGELRKALRDFGNRSRDADVAVVYYAGHGIELDGTNYLIPVDATLETDTDVLDETLPLDRVLVAIEPAKQLRLVILDACRDNPFAKNMKRTIASRAIGRGLAKVEPSSPNTMIAFAAKAGSTASDGDSKNSPFATALVNHLTKPGLDLRKAFGFVRDDVLKATNNAQEPFVYGSLGGNDVTLVPAAPAAVAAPVDQDATMRRDYEFADRVGTKPVWDAFIEKYPSGFFTALAKAQRDKLAAEAARVEATNKAKAAQEEQMRLAAEGAKAAEQAKAAEKAKAAEKAQVAAELTKKAEEAKVAEAERVKATALAKAAEKEAQRVKAAEEAKIAEAARLKAAETAKAAADARAAAEQEIKDDKVAALTPPAEKSDQPKAVDLPRSLQAELRRVGCNTGAVDGNWNAASQRSLDLFNKHAGLKLEAKLASVDALDAVKSKTARVCPLICERGFRADGDRCVKITCKAGFRVNEDNECEKLPEKPVAKREDAVPKRDAERKQNEAAPAKPQASGQIICSMQGCRPVQKGCRIEQNRPGTSGHGSNGGSGQNEVCN, from the coding sequence ATGCGCGCCGTGGGGGCATTTGTATTAGCTGTTTGTTCGTTCTGGCTTTTTAGCCAGCCTGCTTTGGCTGAAAAGCGCGTCGCACTGGTGATCGGCAACTCTTCCTATCGGAACGTGGCCAAGCTCAGTAATCCCGCGAACGATGCAGCGGCCGTTGCCACGATGTTCAAGTCGGCAGGCTTCGACACGGTCGAGTCCAAGCTCAACCTAACCGTGGGCGAATTGCGCAAGGCACTGCGCGACTTCGGCAACAGGAGCCGGGACGCAGATGTCGCCGTTGTCTACTATGCCGGACACGGCATCGAGCTTGATGGCACGAATTATCTCATTCCGGTCGACGCCACGCTCGAGACGGATACAGACGTCTTGGACGAGACGCTGCCGCTGGACCGCGTCCTGGTAGCGATTGAACCGGCGAAGCAATTGCGGCTTGTTATCCTCGATGCCTGCCGGGACAACCCGTTCGCTAAAAACATGAAGCGAACGATTGCGTCGCGCGCGATCGGGCGCGGCCTCGCCAAGGTCGAGCCTTCCAGTCCTAACACGATGATCGCGTTTGCCGCCAAGGCGGGTTCGACGGCGTCTGATGGTGACAGCAAGAACAGCCCGTTTGCGACGGCGCTGGTCAATCACCTGACCAAACCCGGCCTCGATCTTCGCAAGGCGTTCGGATTTGTCCGTGACGATGTCTTGAAAGCGACCAATAATGCGCAAGAGCCGTTCGTTTATGGTTCGTTGGGCGGCAACGACGTAACGCTTGTGCCGGCGGCGCCAGCGGCTGTCGCTGCGCCGGTCGACCAAGACGCCACCATGCGGCGCGACTATGAATTCGCTGACCGGGTCGGGACAAAGCCCGTATGGGATGCCTTCATCGAGAAGTATCCTTCAGGTTTCTTTACCGCACTTGCCAAAGCGCAGCGTGACAAGCTTGCAGCGGAAGCCGCGCGGGTCGAAGCCACGAACAAGGCAAAAGCAGCCCAGGAGGAGCAAATGCGGCTTGCCGCCGAAGGCGCCAAAGCCGCCGAACAGGCAAAGGCCGCTGAAAAGGCGAAAGCGGCTGAGAAGGCGCAGGTTGCCGCTGAACTTACCAAGAAGGCCGAGGAAGCCAAGGTGGCAGAAGCCGAGCGCGTAAAGGCCACAGCGCTTGCGAAGGCCGCTGAGAAGGAAGCTCAACGCGTCAAGGCGGCCGAAGAGGCCAAGATAGCAGAAGCCGCTCGCCTGAAGGCCGCCGAAACGGCCAAAGCCGCGGCGGATGCAAGGGCTGCCGCTGAACAAGAAATAAAGGACGACAAGGTCGCAGCGTTAACGCCGCCGGCTGAAAAATCCGATCAGCCGAAGGCGGTCGATCTCCCCCGGTCGCTCCAGGCCGAGCTGCGGCGGGTTGGCTGCAACACGGGTGCGGTGGACGGCAACTGGAATGCGGCCTCGCAGCGGTCGCTCGATCTGTTCAACAAGCACGCAGGTTTGAAGCTGGAGGCCAAGCTTGCGAGCGTCGATGCACTCGATGCCGTCAAGAGCAAGACGGCGCGCGTTTGCCCGCTGATTTGCGAGCGCGGCTTCCGCGCCGATGGCGATCGCTGCGTGAAGATCACCTGCAAGGCCGGCTTCCGCGTCAACGAGGACAATGAATGCGAGAAGCTGCCGGAGAAGCCGGTCGCCAAACGCGAAGACGCTGTGCCGAAGCGCGATGCCGAGCGCAAGCAGAACGAAGCTGCACCGGCGAAGCCACAGGCGTCGGGACAAATCATTTGTTCGATGCAGGGATGTCGTCCGGTTCAGAAAGGGTGCCGGATCGAGCAAAACAGACCCGGCACATCAGGTCACGGTTCTAACGGTGGTTCGGGCCAAAATGAAGTTTGCAACTAG
- a CDS encoding RidA family protein — protein sequence MAVRKLDPEGARRFAHFSQAVLVEVPGPTLYVAGQGDVIGDFEIQARKAWTQIEVLLNEAGMTLTDVVKVTGYVVDRNYVSAYRAVFLEVMGEVRPASTLVICDLVHPAMLVEIEIVATKN from the coding sequence GTGGCGGTACGAAAGCTCGATCCGGAGGGTGCCAGGCGCTTCGCACACTTCAGTCAAGCGGTCTTGGTTGAGGTTCCCGGTCCCACACTCTACGTCGCCGGTCAGGGCGACGTGATCGGAGACTTCGAAATCCAGGCGCGGAAGGCCTGGACGCAAATCGAGGTCCTGCTCAATGAGGCCGGAATGACGTTGACCGACGTGGTTAAGGTCACCGGTTATGTTGTCGATCGAAATTACGTTTCCGCGTATCGCGCCGTTTTCCTGGAAGTGATGGGCGAGGTACGCCCAGCGTCCACGCTCGTCATTTGCGATTTGGTGCACCCGGCGATGCTGGTAGAGATCGAAATTGTAGCTACGAAGAACTAG
- a CDS encoding sulfate transporter family protein translates to MLDAAVKALSQILSPPMRSILWRSIGLALVMITVLAIGLQRLLSWFAEYGEGWAEAMLGPGFHTPLNVLAWIVSIAAGLGVVLGGIFLMPAITSLVASVFVDDVADHVEREHYPAERPGTALPLGVAIPEGVKTALLTILVYLVALPFVLFAGAGFLIFFIATAWLLGREYFELAAMRFRSPAEAKAMRKDNAATVFTAGLIIAAFVSIPIVNLATPLFGMALMVHMHKRLSGPRPELIEPRRQSGVPTI, encoded by the coding sequence ATGTTGGACGCCGCCGTCAAGGCGCTATCGCAGATCCTGTCGCCACCGATGCGTTCCATCCTGTGGCGCTCGATCGGGCTGGCGCTGGTGATGATCACGGTGCTGGCGATCGGGCTGCAGCGGCTGCTGAGCTGGTTCGCCGAATACGGCGAAGGCTGGGCCGAAGCGATGCTGGGCCCGGGCTTTCATACCCCGCTCAACGTGCTGGCCTGGATCGTCTCGATCGCGGCAGGCCTTGGCGTCGTGCTCGGAGGTATCTTTTTAATGCCGGCGATTACCTCGCTGGTCGCCAGCGTGTTCGTCGACGACGTCGCCGACCATGTCGAGCGTGAACATTATCCGGCAGAGCGCCCCGGCACTGCACTGCCGCTCGGCGTCGCAATCCCCGAGGGCGTCAAGACCGCGCTGCTGACGATCCTGGTCTATCTGGTCGCGCTGCCCTTTGTGCTGTTCGCCGGTGCCGGCTTCCTGATTTTCTTCATCGCCACCGCTTGGCTGTTGGGGCGCGAATATTTCGAACTCGCGGCCATGCGGTTCCGCTCGCCGGCGGAAGCCAAGGCGATGCGCAAGGACAATGCCGCCACCGTATTCACCGCCGGGCTGATTATCGCAGCCTTCGTGTCGATCCCAATCGTCAACCTGGCGACGCCTTTGTTCGGCATGGCCTTGATGGTTCACATGCACAAGCGATTGAGCGGCCCGCGGCCGGAACTGATCGAACCGAGACGGCAGAGCGGCGTGCCGACGATCTAG
- a CDS encoding MFS transporter, translated as MSALEIDAGTRLAANSGGADAISQRLEALPASSYVWKLVILLSLGGCFEIYDLFFTGYIAPGLTRSGLLTTTTQAFFGFSGIGAFVAATFAGLFAGTFFLGFLADRFGRRAIFTYALLGYSAASVIMACQSTSEGLLLWRFIAGIGIGVEIITIDAYITELVPSRMRGRAFAVNQSVMFIAVPIVAFLSWWLVPLKPYGIDGWRWVVLIGVAGSMVIWVLRLYVPESPLWLARHGRTDEALKILAKLEAAAGRATARPKAAPSMVPASAPVKVGFSDLFRAPYLPLVVMFMVFNFCQAFGFYGFANWVPTLLVEKGITVTKSLEYSFIVAFAYPIAPLLAASFADKLERKWIICGACVAIILFGAAFSQLTAPALLILSGVLLTAANMTMSYAYHAYQTEVFPTAIRARASGLVYSMSRVSAMFSGFIVAYMLKVGGVGGVFGLITSAMILVLIVIATFGPNVRGKPLDA; from the coding sequence ATGAGTGCGCTCGAAATCGACGCCGGCACCCGGCTTGCGGCCAATAGCGGCGGCGCGGACGCGATATCGCAGCGGCTCGAGGCCCTGCCGGCCTCCTCCTATGTCTGGAAACTCGTGATCCTGCTGTCGCTCGGCGGCTGCTTTGAGATCTACGACCTGTTCTTCACCGGCTATATCGCGCCGGGCCTGACCCGCAGCGGCCTCCTGACCACGACGACCCAGGCCTTTTTCGGCTTTTCGGGCATCGGCGCGTTCGTCGCCGCGACCTTTGCCGGGCTGTTCGCCGGCACGTTCTTCCTGGGCTTTCTCGCCGACCGTTTCGGGCGGCGCGCGATCTTCACCTACGCGCTATTGGGCTATTCGGCGGCGTCGGTGATCATGGCGTGCCAGTCGACATCCGAAGGACTGCTGCTGTGGCGCTTCATCGCCGGCATCGGCATCGGCGTCGAGATCATCACCATCGACGCCTACATCACCGAACTGGTGCCGAGCCGGATGCGCGGCCGTGCGTTTGCGGTCAACCAGTCCGTGATGTTCATTGCTGTGCCGATCGTGGCCTTTCTCTCCTGGTGGCTGGTGCCGCTCAAACCCTATGGCATCGATGGCTGGCGCTGGGTGGTCTTGATCGGCGTCGCCGGGAGCATGGTGATCTGGGTGCTGCGGCTCTACGTGCCGGAAAGCCCGCTCTGGCTGGCGCGCCACGGCCGGACCGATGAGGCCCTCAAAATTCTGGCAAAACTGGAAGCCGCCGCCGGTCGCGCCACGGCGCGTCCGAAAGCGGCACCGAGCATGGTGCCCGCGAGTGCACCCGTGAAGGTCGGCTTCAGCGACCTGTTCCGGGCGCCCTATTTGCCGCTGGTCGTGATGTTCATGGTGTTCAACTTCTGCCAGGCGTTCGGCTTCTACGGCTTTGCCAACTGGGTGCCGACGCTGCTGGTCGAAAAGGGCATCACCGTCACCAAGAGCCTGGAATATTCCTTCATCGTGGCCTTCGCCTATCCGATCGCGCCGCTGCTGGCCGCAAGCTTCGCCGACAAGCTCGAGCGCAAATGGATCATCTGCGGCGCCTGCGTCGCGATCATCCTGTTCGGGGCTGCGTTCTCGCAACTGACGGCGCCGGCGCTCCTGATCCTGAGCGGCGTGCTGCTCACGGCTGCGAACATGACGATGTCCTACGCCTATCACGCTTATCAGACCGAGGTGTTCCCGACCGCGATCCGCGCGCGGGCATCGGGGCTGGTCTATTCGATGAGCCGGGTCAGCGCGATGTTCTCGGGCTTCATCGTCGCTTACATGCTGAAGGTGGGCGGCGTCGGCGGCGTGTTCGGCCTGATCACCTCGGCCATGATCCTGGTCCTCATCGTGATCGCGACCTTCGGCCCCAACGTGCGCGGCAAGCCGCTCGACGCCTGA